One region of Rhodocaloribacter litoris genomic DNA includes:
- the hemL gene encoding glutamate-1-semialdehyde 2,1-aminomutase, whose translation MSLDRSVALFREALELLPGGVDSPARAFKAVGGQPRFIDRGEGPFLIDVDGNRYIDYVLSFGPLILGHAPAPVVEALIETARKGTSFGAPSPLELELARLVRDFMPAVEMLRFVNSGTEATMSALRLARAYTGRDKIVKFRGNYHGHADLLLVQAGSGVATLGLPDSPGVPAAAVADTLPAPYNDLDAVERLFERYPKQIAAVIVEPVAGNMGVVLPRPGYLEGLRALTRDHGALLIFDEVMTGFRVHPGGAQARYGVTPDLTALGKVIGGGLPVGAYGGRREIMEMVAPAGPVYQAGTLSGNPLAMAAGIATLKALKTPGLWDGIAERTARLAGRLRQAAGAAGIPVQVAHAGTMFTLFFTGTPVHDWTSAARSDTDRFARFFRALLDEGVYLPPSQFEACFLSAAHTEDEIDATVAAAERALHRLR comes from the coding sequence ATGTCCCTGGACCGATCCGTTGCCCTTTTTCGTGAAGCCCTCGAACTGCTGCCCGGCGGGGTGGACTCGCCGGCACGTGCGTTCAAGGCCGTCGGCGGGCAGCCGCGCTTCATCGACCGGGGCGAAGGCCCCTTTCTCATCGACGTGGACGGCAACCGGTACATCGACTACGTCCTCTCTTTCGGCCCGCTCATCCTCGGCCACGCGCCCGCCCCCGTCGTCGAGGCCCTGATCGAGACGGCGCGGAAGGGAACCAGTTTCGGAGCCCCGAGCCCGCTCGAGCTCGAGCTGGCCCGCCTCGTGAGGGACTTCATGCCGGCGGTCGAAATGCTCCGGTTCGTCAATTCCGGCACGGAGGCGACGATGAGCGCGCTGCGCCTGGCCCGCGCCTATACGGGTCGCGACAAGATCGTCAAGTTCCGGGGCAACTACCACGGTCATGCGGACCTGCTGCTCGTGCAGGCCGGCTCCGGGGTGGCCACGCTCGGCCTGCCGGACTCGCCCGGCGTGCCCGCCGCCGCCGTCGCGGATACCCTCCCGGCGCCCTACAACGACCTCGACGCCGTCGAACGGCTCTTCGAGCGGTATCCGAAGCAGATCGCGGCCGTGATCGTCGAGCCGGTGGCCGGCAACATGGGGGTGGTGCTTCCCCGGCCGGGCTACCTGGAAGGCCTGCGGGCCCTCACCCGCGACCACGGCGCCCTGCTTATCTTCGACGAAGTGATGACCGGCTTCCGGGTGCATCCCGGCGGCGCCCAGGCCCGCTACGGCGTCACCCCCGACCTGACCGCCCTCGGCAAGGTGATCGGAGGCGGCCTGCCCGTCGGGGCCTACGGGGGACGGCGGGAGATCATGGAGATGGTGGCCCCCGCCGGGCCGGTCTACCAGGCCGGCACCCTGTCCGGCAACCCGCTGGCCATGGCCGCCGGCATCGCCACCCTGAAGGCCCTGAAGACCCCCGGCCTCTGGGACGGCATCGCGGAGCGCACCGCCCGCCTCGCCGGGCGCCTGCGCCAGGCCGCCGGCGCCGCCGGCATCCCCGTCCAGGTGGCACACGCCGGAACGATGTTCACCCTCTTCTTCACCGGCACCCCCGTGCACGACTGGACGAGCGCCGCCCGCTCCGACACCGACCGCTTCGCCCGGTTCTTCCGGGCCCTCCTCGACGAGGGTGTCTACCTGCCACCTTCCCAGTTCGAGGCCTGCTTCCTCTCCGCCGCCCACACCGAGGACGAGATCGACGCGACCGTGGCGGCGGCGGAACGGGCCCTCCACCGGCTGCGCTGA
- a CDS encoding DUF3467 domain-containing protein encodes MSEKDKQHPGQSHLNIELSEEVAEGVYANLVMIAHSSEEFILDFIRIMPGVPKARVKSRIIITPHHAKRLLHALADNIEKYEQAHGDIEEHVSMPPIQFGGPGGEA; translated from the coding sequence ATGAGCGAAAAAGATAAGCAGCATCCGGGCCAGTCGCATCTCAACATCGAGTTGAGCGAGGAGGTGGCCGAAGGCGTCTATGCCAACCTGGTGATGATTGCCCACTCGTCGGAAGAGTTCATCCTCGACTTCATCCGGATCATGCCGGGGGTGCCGAAGGCGCGGGTGAAGAGCCGCATCATCATCACCCCCCATCACGCCAAACGGCTCCTGCACGCGCTGGCGGACAACATCGAGAAGTATGAGCAGGCGCACGGCGACATCGAAGAACACGTCTCCATGCCGCCGATCCAGTTCGGTGGTCCGGGCGGCGAAGCGTGA
- a CDS encoding hybrid sensor histidine kinase/response regulator, protein MPDEALPPVEPELLVATFSPQGTLLYRNEAWINTFGDTNPPWERLSQEDGDLATRYVGEAAGGLLVTNQLFFVHTPAREEPLPALLHFLPVFRDWAAMARSVQAVMVTGEMLTAPGSWMASQTLRHRMETLGRMTMGIAHDFNNLLSSILGHLELLKSAWPGEAPAYLMDEHLHPVEQAALDGAALVRKIQQYIRQEKEATFEPVDLPTLIRDVAMLTKPYWYNEPRLQGIAIDLELDLDPVPPIMGLAAELRDVFVNLILNAVQAMPQGGHITIRTRHEPERGVVVHLADTGTGIPERIQARIFEPLFTTKGQRGTGMGLAVCYGIVQEHDGSIEVQSRLGQGTVFILTFPPAHMKVLPPPSGEPPPPQRRARILIVDDEPGVRTVLAKLLALKGHEARVAGSGSEALALAEREPFDLVITDQGMPEMNGRQLARALRRRFPDLPVLLLTGDTDAGEADESVSAVHAKPFRIDQLNSLIQALLAS, encoded by the coding sequence ATGCCGGACGAAGCCTTACCGCCCGTTGAACCCGAACTCCTCGTGGCCACCTTCAGCCCGCAGGGGACCCTGCTGTACCGCAACGAAGCCTGGATCAATACCTTCGGCGACACAAACCCGCCGTGGGAACGGCTCTCGCAGGAAGACGGGGACCTGGCCACCCGGTACGTCGGGGAGGCCGCCGGGGGCCTGCTGGTGACCAACCAGCTTTTCTTCGTCCACACGCCGGCACGGGAGGAGCCCCTGCCGGCCCTGCTCCACTTCCTCCCGGTCTTCCGGGACTGGGCCGCCATGGCCCGGTCGGTTCAGGCCGTCATGGTCACGGGCGAAATGCTCACCGCGCCCGGTTCGTGGATGGCCAGCCAGACCCTCCGGCACCGGATGGAAACGCTCGGCCGCATGACGATGGGCATCGCCCACGACTTCAACAACCTCCTGAGCAGCATCCTGGGCCACCTGGAGCTGCTCAAGTCGGCCTGGCCGGGCGAGGCCCCCGCCTACCTGATGGACGAGCACCTGCACCCCGTCGAGCAGGCCGCGCTCGACGGGGCGGCGCTGGTGCGCAAGATCCAGCAGTACATCCGCCAGGAGAAAGAGGCGACCTTCGAGCCGGTCGACCTGCCGACCCTGATCCGGGACGTGGCGATGCTGACCAAACCGTACTGGTACAACGAACCCCGGCTCCAGGGCATCGCCATCGACCTCGAACTCGACCTCGACCCGGTGCCCCCCATCATGGGGCTGGCCGCCGAACTGCGCGACGTCTTCGTCAACCTCATCCTCAACGCCGTGCAGGCCATGCCGCAGGGCGGGCACATCACCATCCGGACGCGGCACGAGCCCGAGCGGGGCGTCGTGGTCCACCTGGCCGACACCGGCACCGGCATCCCCGAGCGGATCCAGGCCCGCATCTTCGAACCCCTCTTCACCACGAAGGGCCAGCGCGGCACCGGGATGGGCCTGGCCGTCTGCTACGGCATCGTGCAGGAGCACGACGGCTCGATCGAGGTGCAATCCCGGCTCGGGCAGGGGACGGTCTTCATCCTCACCTTCCCGCCGGCCCACATGAAGGTCCTCCCCCCACCTTCCGGCGAACCTCCACCTCCACAACGACGCGCGCGCATCCTGATCGTCGACGACGAGCCGGGCGTCCGCACCGTCCTCGCGAAGCTGCTGGCCCTGAAAGGGCACGAGGCCCGGGTTGCCGGCTCGGGCTCCGAGGCCCTGGCCCTGGCCGAACGGGAACCCTTCGACCTGGTCATCACGGACCAGGGCATGCCCGAGATGAACGGCCGCCAGCTCGCCCGGGCCCTGCGCCGCCGCTTCCCCGACCTCCCCGTCCTGCTCCTGACCGGCGACACCGACGCCGGCGAAGCCGACGAGAGCGTCAGCGCCGTCCATGCCAAACCCTTCCGCATCGACCAGCTGAACTCCCTCATCCAGGCCCTGCTCGCGTCCTGA
- the lon gene encoding endopeptidase La, with the protein MMDPITFWLIDDEDSEQSIPLPTPDEEKAMSTSELPEVLPILTLRNTVLFPGVVLPITVGRDASLKLVRDAFNSDRQIGVVAQISSDVENPSPQDLYTVGTVATILKLIKMPDGTKSIVIQGKRRFRVDEYVQQEPYFKARVSPIPEDEDVDPIELHARIRSIKELAIQIVNLSPNLPSEAAYAIQNIESPTFLIHFIASNLQIDVEEKQKLLETVSILERADLVMGFLTHELQVLQLSEEIRSRVRSDVDQQQREYLLRQQMKAIQEELGETDATAAEIAELRRRAEEKDLPEHVRKTLEKELEKLSRSNPASPDYAVTRNYIDWILDLPWKEHSEDHLDLKRAREILDEDHYGLERVKDRILEYLAVLKLKGDMKAPILCFYGPPGVGKTSLGKSIARALGRRFVRMSLGGVRDEAEIRGHRRTYVGALPGRIIQGMKKAGTINPVMMLDEVDKLGADFRGDPSSALLEVLDPEQNYAFNDHYLELDYDLSKVLFIATANYIEMIPAPLRDRMEMIEITGYTPEEKLEIAKRHLLPRQIERHGLKPEQLRVTDEAIRLIIEGYTRESGVRQLERNLGAIARGVAKRIALEEITEAVVDRDDVETYLRARKYFSEVAQRTEVPGVATGLAWTPTGGDILFIEASVSRGSGKMILTGQLGDVMKESAQAALSWVKAHATELGIPLEAFRQWDLHVHVPAGAVPKDGPSAGVALLSALVSIYTQRRVRHTVAMTGEITLRGMVLPVGGIKEKVLAAKRAGIETVLLPEKNRKDVAEIKPEALEGLQIVYVNRVEEVLEHVLEPNPVKDPQAFFAVPEDAPRPVEETTNGARIVETPAEG; encoded by the coding sequence ATGATGGATCCGATCACCTTCTGGCTTATAGACGACGAAGACTCAGAGCAGAGCATCCCGTTGCCCACACCGGACGAGGAAAAGGCCATGAGCACGTCCGAGCTTCCGGAGGTGCTGCCGATCCTGACGTTGCGCAACACCGTGCTCTTCCCCGGCGTGGTGCTGCCCATCACGGTGGGACGGGACGCCTCGCTCAAACTGGTCCGGGACGCCTTCAACAGCGACCGGCAGATCGGCGTCGTGGCCCAGATCAGCAGCGACGTCGAAAACCCCTCCCCGCAAGACCTCTACACCGTCGGAACCGTCGCCACCATCCTGAAACTCATCAAGATGCCCGACGGCACCAAGTCCATCGTGATTCAGGGCAAGCGACGCTTCCGGGTGGATGAGTACGTGCAGCAGGAGCCCTACTTCAAGGCCCGCGTCTCGCCCATTCCCGAAGACGAAGACGTCGATCCGATCGAGCTGCATGCGCGGATCCGCTCGATCAAGGAACTCGCCATCCAGATCGTCAACCTTTCGCCCAACCTGCCCAGCGAGGCGGCCTATGCGATCCAGAACATCGAGTCCCCGACGTTCCTGATCCACTTCATCGCCTCGAACCTCCAGATCGACGTCGAGGAAAAGCAGAAGCTGCTCGAGACCGTCTCGATCCTGGAGCGGGCGGACCTGGTGATGGGCTTCCTGACCCACGAGTTGCAGGTGCTCCAGCTCTCCGAAGAGATCCGCTCGCGCGTCCGGAGCGACGTCGACCAGCAGCAGCGTGAGTACCTGCTGCGCCAGCAGATGAAAGCCATCCAGGAGGAACTCGGGGAGACCGACGCCACCGCGGCCGAGATCGCCGAACTGCGCCGGCGAGCCGAGGAAAAGGACCTCCCCGAGCACGTCCGCAAAACCCTGGAGAAGGAGCTCGAGAAGCTCTCGCGCTCGAACCCGGCTTCGCCGGACTACGCCGTCACGCGCAACTACATCGACTGGATCCTCGACCTGCCCTGGAAAGAACACTCGGAGGATCACCTGGACCTGAAGCGGGCCCGGGAGATCCTGGACGAGGACCATTACGGCCTCGAACGGGTCAAGGACCGGATCCTCGAATACCTGGCGGTCCTCAAGCTCAAGGGGGACATGAAGGCCCCCATCCTGTGCTTCTACGGCCCGCCCGGCGTCGGGAAGACCAGCCTGGGCAAGAGCATCGCCCGGGCTCTGGGCCGCCGGTTCGTCCGCATGAGCCTGGGCGGCGTGCGGGACGAAGCCGAGATCCGGGGCCATCGCCGGACGTACGTCGGAGCCCTCCCCGGCCGGATCATCCAGGGCATGAAGAAGGCCGGCACCATCAACCCGGTCATGATGCTCGACGAGGTCGACAAGCTCGGCGCCGACTTCCGGGGGGACCCCTCCAGTGCCCTGCTCGAAGTGCTCGACCCCGAGCAGAACTATGCCTTCAACGACCACTACCTCGAGCTCGACTATGACCTGTCGAAGGTGCTCTTCATCGCCACGGCGAACTACATCGAGATGATCCCCGCCCCGTTGCGGGACCGCATGGAGATGATCGAGATCACCGGCTACACGCCGGAGGAGAAGCTCGAGATCGCCAAACGGCACCTGTTGCCCCGCCAGATCGAGCGGCACGGCCTGAAACCGGAGCAGCTCCGGGTCACCGACGAGGCCATCCGCCTGATCATCGAGGGCTACACGCGCGAGTCCGGCGTGCGCCAGCTCGAGCGCAACCTGGGCGCCATCGCCCGCGGCGTGGCCAAACGGATCGCGCTGGAGGAGATCACCGAGGCCGTCGTGGACCGGGACGACGTGGAGACCTACCTGCGGGCCCGCAAGTACTTCTCCGAGGTCGCCCAGCGCACCGAGGTGCCGGGCGTGGCCACCGGCCTGGCCTGGACCCCCACCGGCGGCGACATCCTCTTCATCGAGGCGTCCGTCTCGCGCGGCAGCGGCAAGATGATCCTGACCGGCCAGCTCGGCGACGTGATGAAAGAGTCGGCGCAGGCGGCCCTCTCGTGGGTGAAGGCGCATGCCACCGAGCTGGGCATCCCGCTCGAAGCCTTCCGGCAGTGGGACCTGCACGTGCACGTGCCGGCCGGAGCCGTGCCGAAAGACGGCCCCTCCGCCGGGGTAGCCCTGCTCTCGGCGCTGGTCTCCATCTACACCCAGCGGCGCGTCCGGCACACCGTCGCCATGACGGGCGAGATCACGCTGCGCGGGATGGTGCTGCCCGTCGGCGGCATCAAGGAGAAGGTGCTGGCTGCCAAACGGGCCGGCATCGAAACGGTCCTCCTCCCCGAAAAGAACCGGAAGGACGTGGCCGAGATCAAGCCCGAGGCCCTCGAAGGCCTGCAGATCGTCTACGTGAACCGCGTCGAGGAGGTGCTCGAACACGTCCTCGAACCGAACCCGGTCAAAGACCCGCAGGCCTTCTTCGCCGTCCCCGAGGACGCGCCCCGGCCGGTTGAAGAAACCACCAACGGCGCCCGGATCGTGGAAACCCCCGCGGAAGGCTGA
- the rsgA gene encoding ribosome small subunit-dependent GTPase A: MSDPLAPPPGSPADTAATFLEGLVIRATGSWYDVQAGEQVIPSKVRGRFRLEESETTSPVVVGDRVTIRLNEDGTGLITEIHPRRNELKRRAAGRRVGLVHVLAANIDAAWVVQSIRLPKINPGFIDRFLVMAERDELPAGIVFNKLDLMKPADRDAVFFLRDLYAGLGYPVLMTSVKTGEGLDAFAAALRGRVSVVAGPSGVGKSSLLNAVEPGLNLRIGEVSRKTKKGRHTTTYAALYPLSSGGFVVDTPGLREFGLVDLEPAELGHYFVEFRPFLPACHFPDCTHDHEPGCAVKEAVARDEITPERYESYLNILYSLHLGEKDVGR, translated from the coding sequence ATGTCCGACCCCCTGGCTCCGCCTCCCGGATCCCCTGCCGACACCGCGGCGACCTTCCTCGAAGGGCTCGTCATCCGCGCCACGGGCAGCTGGTACGACGTGCAGGCGGGCGAGCAGGTCATTCCGTCGAAGGTCCGCGGCCGGTTTCGGCTCGAAGAGAGCGAGACCACGAGCCCCGTCGTCGTCGGCGACCGGGTGACGATCCGCCTCAACGAGGACGGGACCGGGCTCATCACCGAGATCCACCCCCGGCGTAACGAGCTCAAGCGCCGGGCCGCCGGCCGCCGCGTCGGCCTGGTACACGTCCTCGCCGCCAACATCGACGCGGCGTGGGTCGTCCAGTCGATCCGCCTGCCGAAGATCAACCCGGGCTTCATCGACCGCTTCCTGGTGATGGCCGAACGGGACGAGTTGCCCGCCGGGATCGTTTTCAACAAGCTCGACCTGATGAAGCCGGCCGACCGGGACGCGGTGTTTTTCCTGCGCGACCTGTATGCCGGGCTGGGCTATCCGGTCCTGATGACGAGCGTGAAGACGGGCGAAGGCCTCGACGCGTTTGCCGCCGCCCTCCGGGGGCGGGTCAGCGTCGTGGCCGGTCCCTCCGGCGTGGGCAAGTCCTCTCTCCTCAATGCCGTGGAACCCGGTCTCAACCTCCGCATCGGCGAGGTGAGCCGGAAAACGAAGAAAGGGCGCCACACGACCACCTATGCCGCCCTCTACCCGCTCTCCTCCGGCGGCTTCGTCGTGGACACGCCGGGCCTCCGGGAGTTCGGGCTGGTGGACCTCGAACCCGCCGAGCTCGGGCACTACTTCGTCGAGTTCCGGCCTTTTCTGCCCGCGTGCCACTTCCCCGACTGCACGCACGATCACGAGCCGGGCTGTGCGGTCAAGGAGGCCGTCGCACGCGACGAGATCACGCCGGAACGGTACGAGAGCTACCTCAACATCCTGTACTCGCTCCACCTGGGCGAAAAGGACGTGGGGCGTTGA
- the topA gene encoding type I DNA topoisomerase → MKRLVVVESPTKARTIRRFLPGNEFEVEASMGHVRDLPASAAEIPERFKQAPWARLGVDVAHDFQPLYVIPPDKKKVVRQLKEALKEADELYIATDEDREGESIGWHLLEVLKPRVPVRRMVFHEITREAILEALEKTRDMDQHLVDAQETRRILDRLFGYTLSPLLWKKIAPRLSAGRVQSVAVRLLVHREKERIAFVPASYWTLKALLEQAGEAFEAQLTHVRGLRIATGRDFDDHTGRLKDGLVPGRDLVLLEEAEARRLAGRLPSGPWRVTNVNARTETRSPYPPFITSTLQQEASRKLGFSARKTMQVAQHLYEQGYITYMRTDSTNLSQEAVEAARRAVAGRYGEEYLSPAPRQFTGKVRNAQEAHEAIRPAGREMKTAEELGLTGPEGALYDLIWKRTVATQMADARLRLVTVTLEAGEGEERATFRASGKTILFPGFFRAYVEGSDDPEAALEDREQPLPDLREGDRPACRRVEPLGRETKPPARYTEATLIKTLEKEGIGRPSTYATIIDTIVERGYVRRQGNQLVPTFTAFATNNLLETQFARLVDVGFTARMEQALDDIASGQRRPVPYLRQFYSGEDGLEKRVEKGLDTIDARQVATIHFPQWGPYKVRVGRYGPYVEYEDGDERVTASLPDDLVPGDVTEETLAELIRKASSQDDGLLGLHPETRRPVFLKEGPYGPYVQLGENDEPGGPKRVSLPKGLAPEEVTLAVAVELLRLPRTLGAHPETGQPVVANIGRYGPYVQHGKTFASLTGDDDVLTVDLDRALELIARKEAKNKPLRELGPHPETGEPVTVWNGRYGPYVKHQRLNASLPDGLDPEALTMEEALRLLEERAASKGKGKKRRSRRA, encoded by the coding sequence ATGAAACGACTGGTCGTCGTCGAATCGCCCACGAAGGCCCGTACCATCCGCCGCTTTCTGCCCGGCAACGAGTTCGAGGTGGAAGCCAGCATGGGGCACGTCCGGGACCTGCCCGCCTCGGCCGCCGAGATCCCGGAGCGTTTCAAGCAGGCGCCCTGGGCCCGGCTCGGGGTGGATGTGGCCCATGATTTTCAGCCCCTCTATGTCATTCCACCCGACAAGAAGAAGGTCGTCCGCCAGTTGAAGGAAGCGCTGAAAGAGGCGGACGAGCTCTACATCGCCACGGACGAGGACCGGGAGGGGGAGTCCATCGGCTGGCACCTGCTCGAGGTGCTCAAACCGCGCGTGCCCGTCCGCCGGATGGTTTTTCATGAGATCACCCGCGAGGCCATCCTGGAGGCGCTCGAAAAGACGCGGGACATGGACCAGCACCTGGTCGATGCCCAGGAGACGCGCCGCATCCTGGACCGGCTCTTCGGCTACACGCTTTCGCCGCTGCTCTGGAAGAAGATCGCCCCGCGCCTCTCGGCCGGGCGGGTGCAGAGCGTGGCCGTGCGCCTGCTGGTCCATCGCGAGAAGGAGCGCATCGCCTTCGTGCCGGCCTCGTACTGGACACTGAAGGCGCTCCTGGAGCAGGCGGGCGAGGCGTTCGAGGCCCAGCTGACGCACGTGCGCGGCCTGCGCATTGCCACGGGGCGCGACTTTGACGACCACACCGGCCGGCTGAAGGACGGGCTCGTGCCGGGACGCGACCTCGTGCTGCTGGAGGAGGCCGAAGCCCGTCGCCTGGCCGGGCGGCTGCCGTCGGGGCCCTGGCGCGTCACGAACGTCAACGCCCGCACCGAGACACGTTCGCCCTACCCCCCCTTCATCACCTCGACACTCCAGCAGGAGGCCAGCCGCAAGCTCGGCTTCTCGGCACGGAAGACGATGCAGGTGGCGCAGCACCTCTACGAGCAGGGCTACATCACCTACATGCGCACCGACTCGACGAACCTCTCACAGGAAGCCGTCGAGGCCGCCCGGCGGGCCGTCGCCGGGCGCTACGGCGAGGAATACCTGAGCCCGGCGCCCCGGCAGTTCACGGGCAAGGTGCGCAATGCCCAGGAGGCCCATGAGGCCATCCGCCCCGCCGGGCGCGAGATGAAGACCGCCGAAGAGCTGGGCCTGACCGGTCCGGAGGGCGCCCTCTACGACCTGATCTGGAAGCGTACCGTCGCCACCCAGATGGCGGACGCCCGGCTGCGCCTGGTCACGGTCACGCTCGAGGCGGGCGAAGGGGAGGAGCGCGCCACGTTCCGCGCTTCGGGCAAGACCATCCTGTTCCCCGGCTTCTTCCGCGCCTACGTCGAGGGCAGCGACGACCCGGAAGCCGCCCTCGAAGACCGTGAGCAGCCGCTGCCCGACCTGCGCGAGGGCGACCGGCCCGCCTGCCGGCGCGTCGAACCCCTGGGGCGCGAAACGAAGCCGCCGGCCCGCTATACCGAGGCCACCCTCATCAAGACCCTCGAGAAGGAAGGCATCGGGCGTCCCAGCACCTATGCCACCATCATCGACACCATCGTGGAGCGGGGCTACGTGCGCCGGCAGGGCAACCAGCTCGTGCCCACCTTCACCGCCTTCGCCACGAACAACCTGCTCGAGACCCAGTTCGCCCGCCTCGTCGACGTCGGCTTCACGGCGCGCATGGAACAGGCCCTCGACGACATCGCCTCGGGCCAGCGCCGGCCCGTCCCCTACCTGCGCCAGTTCTATTCGGGGGAGGACGGCCTCGAAAAGCGTGTGGAGAAGGGGCTCGACACCATCGACGCCCGGCAGGTGGCCACCATCCACTTCCCGCAATGGGGACCCTACAAGGTACGCGTCGGGCGCTACGGGCCGTACGTCGAGTACGAGGACGGCGACGAGCGGGTCACCGCCTCGCTTCCGGACGACCTCGTGCCCGGCGACGTGACCGAGGAAACCCTCGCCGAGCTCATCCGGAAAGCCAGCAGCCAGGACGACGGGCTCCTGGGCCTCCATCCCGAAACGCGACGCCCCGTCTTCCTCAAGGAAGGACCCTACGGGCCCTACGTGCAGCTCGGTGAGAACGACGAGCCCGGCGGGCCGAAGCGCGTCTCGCTGCCGAAAGGACTGGCCCCGGAGGAAGTGACCCTTGCCGTGGCCGTCGAGTTGCTCCGGTTACCCCGTACCCTGGGTGCCCATCCCGAGACCGGCCAGCCGGTCGTGGCCAACATCGGCCGGTACGGGCCCTACGTGCAGCACGGCAAGACGTTCGCCTCCCTCACGGGCGACGACGACGTCCTCACCGTCGACCTGGACCGGGCGCTCGAACTCATCGCCCGGAAGGAAGCGAAGAACAAGCCGCTGCGTGAGCTGGGGCCGCACCCGGAAACGGGCGAGCCGGTGACGGTCTGGAACGGCCGGTACGGGCCCTATGTGAAACACCAGCGCCTGAACGCTTCCCTTCCGGACGGTCTCGATCCCGAGGCGCTGACGATGGAGGAAGCCCTCCGGCTCCTCGAAGAACGGGCTGCCTCGAAGGGGAAAGGGAAAAAGCGCCGGAGCCGCCGGGCCTGA